One genomic region from Pecten maximus chromosome 5, xPecMax1.1, whole genome shotgun sequence encodes:
- the LOC117327584 gene encoding steroid 17-alpha-hydroxylase/17,20 lyase-like has product MGMLERFLHNLDMSTVLVSLVGFLSTYWLLQLYRKPRFPPGPMAWPLIGNMPQIFGKALHLALTSLGEQYGPLVWLKMGGENVLVVNTIDSAITSFVRQGRVFAGRPKQRKTVEVLLGKGKDIVMSDAGPDLKFHRKIVHSFLSSQTRGGKLHLENMIIFETESLSDKLAKVCKKGESFDPKLDISRVVANVLCMCILDRRFEDVDDAFLDQLNIIQDIVDNIESFNIVDVFPFLERFPIPSWRRFLDSLKRRDQWLSQVISEHRETLSDNNRDLLDILLKEQQEARNEGDNERLALLSDVSIGHIVYELFGGGIESTTMAILWFIIYMIRNPQWQKRIYEEIHSVSDQNTLPKPFDRSRYPVLEATIKETLRMAAVLPVGFPHRTMEDTQLSGFHVPKDTMVLMNVWAIHHDEQAWHDPYYFNPGRFLDECPGERYSYLPFGIGNRVCLGSSISKMEIFMYCACLLSKYELTCPDGEPLPDVTGIPGLTLRPKPFKIKLIER; this is encoded by the exons ATGGGCATGCTTGAACGATTTCTACACAATTTGGATATGTCGACTGTTTTAGTTTCGCTGGTTGGTTTCCTGTCGACTTATTGGTTACTGCAACTGTATCGGAAACCACGGTTCCCTCCGGGTCCAATGGCTTGGCCTCTTATTGGGAACATGCCACAGATATTTGGAAAGGCACTCCATCTGGCCCTGACCAGTCTAGGCGAGCAATACGGGCCGCTCGTCTGGTTAAAAATGGGAGGAGAGAATGTTTTGGTGGTTAACACTATTGATTCTGCAATCACAAGTTTCGTTCGACAAGGTCGAGTATTTGCTGGTAGACCGAAACAACGCAAGACTGTTGAAGTTCTTCTTGGCAAGGGTAAAGACATTGTAATGAGTGATGCTGGACCCGACTTGAAGTTTCACAGGAAAATTGTACACTCGTTCTTGTCCTCGCAGACACGAGGTGGTAAGCTTCACCTAGAAAATATGATCATTTTCGAAACGGAGAGTTTGAGTGACAAACTGGCAAAGGTGTGTAAGAAGGGCGAGTCATTTGATCCCAAACTTGACATATCCAGAGTCGTTGCTAACGTGTTATGCATGTGCATTTTGGACCGGCGATTCGAGGACGTTGACGATGCCTTTCTCGATCAGCTTAATATTATTCAAGATATTGTGGACAACATAGAGAGTTTCAATATTGTTGACGTATTTCCATTTCTTGAG AGATTCCCTATTCCAAGCTGGCGCCGCTTCCTGGACAGTCTGAAGCGAAGGGACCAATGGCTTTCCCAAGTCATATCAGAACATAgg GAAACTTTGAGTGACAACAATCGTGATTTACTTGACATCTTGCTGAAGGAACAGCAGGAAGCTCGGAATGAAGGGGACAACGAACGTTTGGCTCTTCTCAGTGACGTCAGCATCGGCCATATTGTTTATGAATTGTTCGGCGGTGGAATCGAATCTACAACCATGGCGATTCTTTGGTTTATTATCTACATGATAAGGAATCCACAG tgGCAGAAACGAATTTATGAGGAAATTCACAGCGTATCGGACCAAAACACATTACCGAAACCATTTGACCGTTCGCGTTACCCCGTTCTGGAGGCCACCATTAAGGAGACACTTCGTATGGCAGCCGTCTTACCTGTTGGCTTCCCCCACAGGACTATGGAGGATACACA ACTTTCTGGATTCCATGTCCCTAAAGACACCATGGTACTGATGAACGTCTGGGCTATTCACCATGACGAGCAAGCTTGGCATGATCCGTACTACTTTAACCCCG GCCGCTTCCTTGATGAATGTCCGGGAGAGAGGTACAGTTACCTACCGTTCGGGATAGGAAACCGTGTGTGCCTCGGATCTTCTATTTCTAAAATGGAAATATTCATGTACTGCGCATGTCTCCTCTCCAAGTACGAGCTTACTTGTCCGGATGGAGAACCACTGCCGGATGTGACGGGCATTCCTGGACTGACACTGAGACCAAAACCGTTCAAGATCAAGCTAATTGAGAGGTAA